Proteins encoded together in one Bos indicus isolate NIAB-ARS_2022 breed Sahiwal x Tharparkar chromosome 3, NIAB-ARS_B.indTharparkar_mat_pri_1.0, whole genome shotgun sequence window:
- the LMNA gene encoding lamin: protein METPSQRRATRSGAQASSTPLSPTRITRLQEKEDLQELNDRLAVYIDRVRSLETENAGLRLRITESEEVVSREVSGIKAAYEAELGDARKTLDSVAKERARLQLELSKVREEFKELKARNSKKEGDLMAAQARLKDLEALLNSKEAALSTALSEKRTLEGELHDLRGQVAKLEAALGEAKKQLQDEMLRRVDAENRLQTLKEELDFQKNIYSEELRETKRRHETRLVEIDNGKQREFESRLADALQELRAQHEDQVEQYKKDLEKTYSAKLDNARQSAERNSNLAGAAHEELQQSRIRIDSLSAQLSQLQKQLAAKEAKLRDLEDSLARERDTSRRLLADKEREMAEMRARMQQQLDEYQELLDIKLALDMEIHAYRKLLEGEEERLRLSPSPTSQRSRGRASSHSSQTQSGSSVTKKRKLESTESRSSFSQHARTSGRVAVEEVDEEGKFVRLRNKSNEDQSMGNWQIKRQNGDDPLLTYRFPPKFTLKAGQVVTIWAAGAGATHSPPTDLVWKAQNTWGCGNSLRTALINSTGEEVAMRKLVRSVIVVEDDNDEDGDDLLHHHHGSHAGSSSGDPAEYNLRSRTVLCGTCGQPADKASASSGAQVGGSISSGSSASSVTVTRSYRSVGGSGGGSFGDSLVTRSYLLGNSRPRTQSPQNCSIM from the exons ATGGAGACCCCGTCCCAGCGGCGCGCCACCCGCAGCGGGGCGCAGGCCAGCTCCACCCCGCTGTCACCCACCCGCATCACCCGGCTGCAGGAGAAGGAAGACCTACAGGAGCTCAATGACCGCTTGGCTGTCTACATCGACCGTGTGCGGTCGCTGGAAACGGAGAATGCAGGTCTGCGCCTTCGCATCACTGAGTCTGAGGAGGTGGTCAGCCGCGAGGTGTCTGGCATAAAGGCCGCCTACGAGGCCGAGCTGGGGGATGCCCGCAAGACCCTTGACTCGGTGGCCAAGGAGCGCGCCCGCCTGCAGCTGGAGCTGAGCAAAGTGCGAGAGGAGTTCAAGGAGCTCAAGGCACG CAATTCCAAGAAGGAGGGAGACCTGATGGCCGCCCAGGCCCGGCTCAAGGACCTGGAGGCTCTGCTCAACTCCAAGGAGGCCGCGCTGAGCACTGCTCTCAGCGAGAAGCGCACGCTGGAGGGCGAGCTGCATGACCTGCGGGGGCAAGTGGCCAAG CTCGAGGCAGCCCTGGGCGAGGCCAAGAAGCAACTTCAGGATGAGATGCTGCGACGAGTGGATGCTGAGAACCGGCTGCAGACCCTGAAGGAGGAGCTGGacttccagaagaacatctacagCGAG GAGCTCCGTGAGACCAAACGCCGCCACGAGACGCGCCTGGTGGAGATTGACAATGGGAAGCAGCGAGAGTTTGAGAGCCGGCTGGCGGATGCCCTGCAGGAGCTGCGGGCCCAGCACGAGGACCAGGTGGAGCAGTACAAGAAGGATCTGGAGAAGACCTATTCGGCCAAG CTGGATAACGCCAGGCAGTCCGCGGAGAGGAACAGCAACCTGGCGGGGGCCGCCCACGAGGAGCTGCAGCAGTCCCGCATCCGCATCGACAGCCTCTCGGCCCAGCTCAGCCAGCTCCAGAAGCAG CTGGCAGCTAAGGAAGCGAAGCTGCGGGACCTGGAGGACTCGCTGGCCCGTGAACGCGACACCAGCCGGCGGCTGCTGGCAGACAAGGAGCGGGAGATGGCGGAAATGCGGGCAAGGATGCAACAGCAGCTGGACGAGTACCAGGAGCTTCTGGACATCAAGCTGGCCCTGGACATGGAGATCCACGCCTACCGCAAGCTCCTGGAGGGCGAGGAGGAGAG GCTCCGCCTGTCCCCTAGTCCCACCTCGCAGCGCAGCCGAGGCCGGGCCTCCTCCCACTCGTCCCAGACACAGAGTGGGAGCAGCGTCACCAAAAAGCGCAAGCTGGAGTCCACCGAGAGCCGGAGCAGCTTCTCCCAGCATGCTCGCACCAGCGGGCGCGTGGCCGTGGAGGAGGTGGACGAGGAAGGCAAGTTCGTGCGCCTGCGCAACAAGTCCAACGAG GACCAGTCCATGGGCAACTGGCAGATCAAGCGCCAGAATGGAGATGACCCCCTGCTGACCTACCGCTTCCCACCAAAGTTCACTCTGAAGGCCGGGCAGGTGGTGACG ATCTGGGCTGCAGGAGCTGGGGCCACCCACAGCCCCCCTACTGACTTGGTGTGGAAGGCTCAGAACACCTGGGGCTGCGGAAACAGCCTGCGTACAGCTCTCATCAACTCCACTGGGGAA GAGGTGGCCATGCGCAAGCTGGTGCGCTCAGTGATCGTGGTTGAGGACGACAACGATGAGGATGGAGACGATCTGCTCCATCACCACCAC GGCTCCCACGCAGGCAGCAGCTCGGGGGACCCCGCCGAGTACAACCTGCGCTCGCGCACCGTGCTGTGCGGGACTTGCGGGCAGCCCGCAGACAAGGCGTCTGCCAGCTCGGGAGCCCAGGTGGGCGGATCCATCTCCTCTGGCTCCTCCGCCTCCAGTGTCACAGTCACTCGCAGCTACCGAAGTgtggggggcagtgggggtggCAGCTTCGGGGACAGCCTGGTCACCCGCTCCTACCTCCTGGGCAACTCCAGACCCCGAACCCAG AGCCCCCAGAACTGCAGCATCATGTAA